One window of Chryseobacterium sp. JJR-5R genomic DNA carries:
- a CDS encoding acyl-CoA dehydrogenase family protein: MKYTYNKSELAGLITSSQVIGHNSINEAAETDSVDSFPVLAVSELRSKKLLTASIPPKYGGSNLGLASGTNLALLTILKNIGKGNLVVGRILEGHINAQILINQFGTKKQKKIFAADAFKGKIFGVWNTQADDGTYLSENNQGTYYLNGTKTFATGTDYVTRPLVTAAMKDGSWQMCVVPLDKVNVKSDPAWWNPMGMKASRSFKMTFLESHIPKINLLGSSGNYYQQPGFSSGAARFAAVQLGAAERLLDETKKYLVSLNRTQDPFQRMRLAQMAIAVESGNQWLHAAALRMDYYIERPTQDNGEGFVIYIHMMRTAIEQICTEVMTLCQKCIGARGLNAPYHFERIIRDLSTYLRQPAPDAILQDVGKHILESDVSTDEIWNHNFKKSKK, encoded by the coding sequence TTGAAATACACCTATAATAAGTCAGAGTTAGCAGGTTTGATAACTTCTTCACAGGTAATCGGTCATAATTCTATTAATGAAGCGGCAGAAACGGATTCTGTAGATTCTTTTCCTGTTCTTGCCGTATCGGAATTGCGATCCAAAAAACTTCTGACCGCCAGTATTCCTCCAAAATATGGAGGATCAAATCTGGGCTTGGCTTCCGGAACGAATCTGGCATTGCTCACAATTTTAAAGAATATCGGTAAAGGAAACTTGGTAGTGGGAAGAATACTTGAAGGTCATATCAATGCCCAGATTTTAATTAATCAGTTTGGCACTAAGAAGCAGAAAAAGATTTTTGCAGCAGATGCATTTAAGGGAAAAATTTTCGGTGTTTGGAATACACAGGCCGATGACGGCACTTACTTATCAGAAAATAATCAGGGTACCTATTACCTGAACGGCACTAAAACGTTTGCCACCGGAACGGATTATGTGACCCGGCCTTTAGTAACTGCTGCAATGAAAGACGGGTCCTGGCAGATGTGTGTCGTGCCTTTGGATAAGGTAAACGTTAAAAGTGATCCGGCCTGGTGGAATCCGATGGGCATGAAGGCAAGCAGAAGTTTTAAAATGACATTCCTCGAATCACATATTCCGAAAATCAACTTGTTAGGATCTTCAGGAAATTATTACCAACAACCAGGGTTCAGCAGCGGTGCAGCGCGCTTTGCAGCAGTACAGTTAGGAGCAGCTGAGCGATTATTAGATGAAACAAAAAAATATCTGGTTAGCCTAAACAGAACCCAGGATCCTTTTCAGAGAATGCGCCTGGCTCAGATGGCTATAGCGGTAGAATCAGGAAATCAATGGTTGCATGCTGCAGCACTGCGTATGGATTATTATATAGAAAGACCTACGCAGGATAATGGAGAAGGGTTTGTAATCTATATCCATATGATGCGTACCGCCATTGAACAGATTTGTACCGAAGTCATGACGCTGTGCCAAAAATGTATTGGTGCGCGCGGATTAAACGCGCCTTATCATTTTGAACGGATTATCCGGGATCTCAGCACCTATTTAAGACAACCTGCTCCTGATGCAATTTTGCAGGATGTGGGTAAGCATATCCTGGAATCTGATGTTTCAACAGATGAAATTTGGAACCATAACTTTAAAAAAAGTAAAAAATGA
- a CDS encoding PIG-L deacetylase family protein has translation MNQINYESIPLAPEQCVTGFGTTLIIAPHADDESLGCGGVISLLRKFGQTVYIVLLSDGTLSHPNSKEYPAESLKALREKELLDAAMILGVPEENIIFCRYKDRHVPSVYDEGFRDSVEKISRIFEILEPQSVFVPWRRDPHPDHQAAFQLINACGTGNAKIYEYPIWMEELGQTEDLPTDEESIPFRLNISSVLDKKQEAIAQHRSQITDLITDDPAGFRLSAEMLSRFNVPYETFFISK, from the coding sequence ATGAATCAAATAAATTATGAAAGTATTCCTTTAGCACCGGAGCAATGTGTTACGGGATTCGGTACTACGCTTATTATAGCCCCTCATGCAGATGATGAAAGCCTGGGATGTGGAGGCGTTATTTCATTGTTGAGAAAATTCGGGCAGACGGTCTATATCGTTCTGCTCAGTGACGGTACGTTGTCACATCCGAACAGTAAGGAGTATCCTGCCGAAAGCCTGAAAGCCTTGCGGGAGAAGGAACTGCTTGATGCAGCCATGATTCTGGGGGTGCCCGAGGAGAATATTATTTTCTGCAGGTATAAAGACAGACATGTACCTTCAGTATATGATGAGGGATTCAGGGATTCAGTAGAGAAAATATCCAGAATTTTTGAAATCCTTGAGCCTCAAAGCGTATTTGTCCCGTGGCGCAGAGATCCGCATCCGGACCATCAGGCTGCTTTCCAGTTGATAAATGCCTGTGGTACGGGGAATGCAAAAATATATGAATATCCTATTTGGATGGAAGAACTTGGCCAAACGGAGGATTTGCCTACTGATGAAGAATCAATTCCTTTCCGGCTGAATATAAGCAGTGTGCTTGATAAAAAGCAGGAGGCTATAGCACAGCACCGTTCTCAAATTACGGATCTTATTACTGATGATCCTGCAGGATTCCGGCTTTCAGCTGAAATGCTCAGCCGTTTTAATGTACCTTACGAAACATTTTTTATATCAAAATAA